The genomic segment GTAAACCCAATGTGCTCAGACAAAACCGACGGCAAGGAATCGGCGCCACATTCGTAAAAAAGCCCGGCAGCGCTGCTGCCTTCCGGGAGCGGCAGAAGCTGTTTGAGGGTGTCCACCGCAGGCTGGAATTCAAGGTCCTGCATTTCCTGGGGCGAAAAGATATAAACCTGTTTGGTCAACCACCAATCATGACCTGCGATCCTCTTGAAAAGCCTTGAGCATTCCGTGAGGCTCCCGGCTGGGGCGCGCATGATTTTGGCCAGTTGAGTTCCGGCAGGAAAATAACCGGCTCTATCTCCAGGCCGAGGATCGGGCAACTCCTCTTCATCAGCTATCCGCGCCAGATCGTCTAGCGATCAATCGTGTTGCGCCCGCTTGCCGTCCGGGGCCGGAGGCATGAGGGAATACATCATCCAGGAAAGCCTCATGCGCCGGAGATTCCGCATTGAAGCAGCACTCGCATACGGGTGGCGCTCGGAGCGCTGAACTGCCGTCTCGTGCGCTATAAGCGCTCCCCGCTGGAACATGTATTTGTTTAGCAATGGCTCGGAGGCAAGCACATACAGCGACACTTCAGCGGGCTTTGCGCCGACAGCAGATACTTTGAGAGGAAAGATGCATTGTGGTGTATCGAAGCTAATCCGCAAAGGATGCAATTCGCCACTCGACATGGCCGCCTGCAGGGCTTGGTGCTCGCGCTCTCGTTCCGGGTCGTCTTGATTTGGCGTTGAACTCTGTTTGAAGGAAGACTCCCGATCCAACTGGATTTTGACAGCGACAAAGAACCAGCCTTTATTCACATAGTCGTCGAGCACCTGCGACCGCCCTTCAGGGCCGGAATAACCATTGGACCCAAGCCAACGTTCAAGGCTGAGTGCGTCGTGTGCTGATAGGATGGCCACTTCATACACACCAACGGTTTTTATTTCGACAACGTTGACCTGTTCCGATCGCACCCCTCCGATCCGTGGGGTGCCTGCGGTCATTCCCGCGAAAGGGTTCTGAGTTAGGCGGCTCAATTCATAAAAGGGGGCCATCCAACCTCTTTGGACCTCCGGGAGACTGGGCACGGGGATGAGCCAACCGAAGTTCTGCAGGCGCCCTTCATATTTAACCTGCAGCAATAGATCTTCGCGCCCATGGTCATAGACGATAATGGCTTTTTGCGCCGGTTCTTTGATGTCCGCAGCCTTGTTCCACCTAAAAACGAAGACACCATCGGCAAAAGCCATGAATCCCGATGTGAGGAGGAGGAGTAGTGGACGGACGAAAAAGGATTGATAGATTGATAGGAATTTGCTTTTTGGCGCGCGAGTTGTTTTGTACGCTGCGCGGGTGAGCCGACCTGAACAGCTGGCTCCAGTCCGCTGAATGCTGTGGTTGAGTGCCATGTCAATACGGCAGCCGGAAACCTGGCTTGGTTGTCGTTTTGGACTGAAAGGTGATCGGAGCCAATGGAATGCTGCGACCGCCGACACTCAGTCCCTCTATGGACAATTGAAATGGGGCGTCCTGCTGCGGATACGCGCGATGTTCGACAGGAAATTCCAAATGGAAGGCCTCGCGGTTCGTGATTGGAACCCTTCCACTGACCTTCGCATCGCGAGATCCGAGCAACCACGCATTGGTGGGCGCCAACCGCCTCTGGTCTCCATCGAGGAAGAAGACATGCTCAGGATCGAGCGCCAGCCCCGAGTTTTTGGGTTCGACCCACAGCTCAACGGACAGCGCTTCAGTTTTTCCGTAGTCATAGCGGTAGATGGGAATTATGTTCAACAGGAACTGGAGTTCCCATCCGCTCGGCCAATTTGCGACGGATATCACCGCCCGGACTTCCTGAGTGTTAACCAATCGAGAATATGTTTCACAGCCGGCGGCGATCCTGTGAAATCTCACTGACCCGACTGGACCAACAGGTTCACTGAACTGCTCGTGCCGAATGACAAAACAGCCGCTGCAAAGCGCGACGGCTATGGTCATCAGAATCGCACGCAGCAGATGCCTGGCACACTTTGGGGCAATGGAGGAGGAGGAGGCATGACGCATACCGCTCAACGATCTGAAGCAGCGGGCCGAAAGACATTGCGGGTCTGCACGACGCTCGCGCTGATGAGTAACCCGCAGATCTCGGTCCCACGGCTCTGCCGCGACGCGCGAACAGCCTCTCGCAGTAACCGCGTGGCGGGCCAGCCATTCGCTCCACCGTCTTGTTGGCAGTTCCTCAGTCATCGAATCCTGTCTGTTTGGGCTGTCCTGCCTCGAACTCCACCCGCCAAACACGTGAATCGTCCCCGTCCGCCAGAAACTCCAGAGAGAAATCATCGGGACGATTCCCCTCGGTAACCTCCAGCCCGTAAACCTCAAGAGCTGCCTTCCCAATCTCCGCTTCGTGCTCACGAAGGTAATCCGCGGCTTGGCGCTCCACCTCTGGGAACCTGCCAATGATGCCGCCGACCCGCCGGAGCAAGTCGTCATCTGGGTGCCGATTCGGTGCCGCCGATTGTGAAGCGAACCTCCCGACCGTTGGGACGAGCCATGCCAGTCCAAAGCCCGCCGCCCTCGCCCGTAAGCGATCCATACGTCGGGTGACGCACCGCACGGGTGGACTGTCGCTCCCGGAGATAGTAGTGCGCGATCCCGTAAACAATACGACCGACCCCAAACAGCAGGATGCCGCCGCAAGCACCAAATGCGGCAGCCAATACAATGATGAGCGTGTTCCCAGCCACGGTGTGCGCTTACTGCCAACAGTATAAATGGGACAAAGATTTATCCGAAAGGCAAAGACCTAAACCGCGCCCCGTTATCATGAAGCCATCGTCATTGATAGCGTCCATGTTGTCAAGTCTTATTGTAACCTGGCAACCTGCAGAGACATAAAATCGATTCTCGACGATGAGAATGGCTTGGTGAACGTTTAATCTTTGTCTAATCTTTGTCTTTGCGATTTTCGTGACAAAACAGTATAAAGACAAAGTCATGGGCTTGACTGATCACAGTCCAGACTGGCGCTCCCGGACTCCTGGGGCGACCATAGCTATTCCTCTCCCTCGGGGAGAGCGTATGGGTGAGGGGAACTTCGGTTTAGATCTCCAGGCCGGAAACTCTGATAAAAGATGAGATGCTCCCGGTTACAGCGCGGCCTGGCTGGCGCGCACAGTTATCCCGGGCACAAGCCGTTCGGCGCCCGCGATAATAACCCGTTCGCCGCCCTTCAGCCCATTGCGAACAACCACCTGATTGCCCAATGGTTGTCCGGTCTGGATGGCACACGGCTGGATGCGCGCGTCCGTGTTCATGACAAAAACAAACGGGCCGTTTGTCCCATTGCGGACGGCCTGAGCCGGTATGAGCACCGCCTTCATTATGGTACCGGTGGTAAGCGTGGTATTGACTGCCTGGCCGGGCCAAAGGCTCTCATCGGGATTGGCAAAACGCGCCCTCACCAGCACTGTGCCGGTCGCGAGGTCAATGGCATTGTCCATGGATTCCAGTTCGCCTGTGCATAGGCATTGTTCATGGCCGGGCAGAGCCGCTTGGACGCTGGCCCTCGCCCCACTTTCCAAGCAATGCCGGATCAAAGGCAGGTCGGATTCGCCCATCGGGAAATCCACAAAGACAGGCTGCGTTTGGTTGATTGTGACCAGGACTGTATCGAATCCCTGGACGACGGCGCCGGAGCTGGCCTGGATAAAGCCGGCTCGGCCTGA from the Verrucomicrobiia bacterium genome contains:
- a CDS encoding efflux RND transporter periplasmic adaptor subunit, producing the protein MATGGCSKQEAPLVRQSAKPPEVSYALAVLTNVPAAIESVGHVSPFKWVAVRSQVSGVLAGVHFKEGDRVQKGDLLFTLDPRPFEDALKQAQGDLDKDLDEQNQASIEEHENAVLLQSRIVSKETYQASAAYAESLKAAISADKAALDTARLDLSNCFITAPISGRAGFIQASSGAVVQGFDTVLVTINQTQPVFVDFPMGESDLPLIRHCLESGARASVQAALPGHEQCLCTGELESMDNAIDLATGTVLVRARFANPDESLWPGQAVNTTLTTGTIMKAVLIPAQAVRNGTNGPFVFVMNTDARIQPCAIQTGQPLGNQVVVRNGLKGGERVIIAGAERLVPGITVRASQAAL
- a CDS encoding DUF2330 domain-containing protein, with the protein product MALNHSIQRTGASCSGRLTRAAYKTTRAPKSKFLSIYQSFFVRPLLLLLTSGFMAFADGVFVFRWNKAADIKEPAQKAIIVYDHGREDLLLQVKYEGRLQNFGWLIPVPSLPEVQRGWMAPFYELSRLTQNPFAGMTAGTPRIGGVRSEQVNVVEIKTVGVYEVAILSAHDALSLERWLGSNGYSGPEGRSQVLDDYVNKGWFFVAVKIQLDRESSFKQSSTPNQDDPEREREHQALQAAMSSGELHPLRISFDTPQCIFPLKVSAVGAKPAEVSLYVLASEPLLNKYMFQRGALIAHETAVQRSERHPYASAASMRNLRRMRLSWMMYSLMPPAPDGKRAQHD